The sequence GCAGAACGTTGCACGTTCCTTAATTTTAGAAAATCTATAATATTGGGATTATACTTATGTCACAGTCATTGTGTAAACTACGAACTAGAACATGTGTATATTTCTTATAGAAACTTGTAAATCTTGCAGAAAACGTATGCCGCCTTCAACTTTTGTTGGAACTTTTAAATACTTAGAatataaaatgatttttttctggaACTATATTAAACCACTTATCttgttttcacttatttttatgTCGTATGTATGTTGTATTTTCAGCTTCTTCAATTTGAAGAAAAAGGTTCAATCTTAACCACACTTGTCTCTTTTGCTTGTAGTGGCTAAATACAAACTGTGCGTGTTAATCTTCTACAAACTGCAAATTAATGTTTATTcaaaatatataatatgtaaACATGACCAAAAATATGAAGTAAATAGAACTTAAGTTTCCACCTTTTTAGAGCCTGCGTCACCTGACAAAATTGATATCTTTTCTCATAAACTGGTTCCATCTCAAAGACAGTGCTTGGGTTTTAACTTAACCAGGTGCTATTCATCTGAAATAGCCAGGAGAAATGAAacgtgcacaaaaaaaaaagctcaggtCCTCTAAGGTTTACCTTGCAGTTTAAATCGGACTTAAGCACACCTTTTCTTGACTTTTGCTCTGACCATTCAGCTACACAAGAGGGCCAATCAAATGTCCTTGTAGAGTTTATTCTTAACAGTCTTCCTCTGGTGTGATGATGATTTCTGGTGGTGCCACTGACTGGCGGCTCTGCGTTTGAGAGGCCATGACCCAAGTCCGCACTGCTGTATCTGGCTGAacagatgatgatgaggagAGGTGTTGTTTTCTAAGCAGGATCAGATGAGGGTTCTTCAGTAAGGTGTAAAGCAACGTCCAGCGCCTCCTGGCACGGTTATTCACAGGGTCTCCTGGAAAAATAAAAGTGACAGGGAAACAAAAGCAGGAGAAAGTTTAGATAGCATGAAGGTGAAAGCTTAAAGTTGACTGTTGATTATGTAAAAACACACTCCTCTAACCTGATGGAGAATTGTCAAATGAGGAGTATGTAGATGCATTGTGCCGCTCCAGTATTTTGGAGACCAGCAGCCGGCAGAAACACACCATAACTGGGTTGTTATGGTAATGGTCAGCAAAGATCATCCCGATCCATGTTCTGTACCCTGGGGCGTAAAGGAAGTACATTTCAATCACagtacaattacaaaaaaatgtattacaagagTTTACAGTATTGTGATattgaaaaatcttaaaaatggaacaaaaaTGAGACAGTACAGCTATATTTACTGGCTGGCTTAcataaaatatttaaagtgGGTCTAGGACAAAAGAATATATGTAGTTGAACAGCGATACTTTTTGGCCAAGAAGGAATGATAACAAGGCTGTCACGAATCTTTCTACTTCCtctttttgtcttgtttattATCTGTCACCAAAAATGAAAATCTAAACTATATTTTGAAATTGTATCTCATCACACAAACTATCCTTAAGACAAAGAGCACCCTATGTTCTCTGAGAAATACCGCCATCTCGTGGAAAATGTGGATGTAAGCAGGTAACAGCCATGCTTGGGTGTAATCCTGTAAAACTCCCACAAACACCATCAATATCAAACAgtaaagataaagaaaaaaagaattctaGTAGGATTTAAGCCTACCGGCATCCATGGTTTCATATCCCCTCTGCATTATAGTCCGGTCTATTCGGGACACCAGCCATGTTCCCACCAAAATGCTATTCAGCAACCTCATTATGCAAGTACTGATCCCCATCACCAcgttgtagaaaaaaaagaagtagttGAAGCAGTGGAATGCCTTCCTGGGATGCAGAAGAAGTTACAGAAGTTACAGTACTCACTCTGAATCATAGTAACTTATTCTATTTGATAATTGACATAAGAGTGTCTGTCTCACTGAAGACAGTTCTTTATATTATTGGGTTGGTTGCATGACaacttatatatatattgccCTTACTGTAGTTGCTGAATTAGAATTATATCTAAAAGTTTTGCACGGGGCTTCATATAATCTGTATCTGCAAGTTTCAAGAGGCCACCGGAGCAGGTAAGAAACTCAGATATGATGATGATTCCATAGCTTGCAAATTAATCATACGCTTCATAGTTTTAGAATATACCAACCTGTTGTTGAGAGCCAGAGGCTTCTGTTTATCTGTGGGAGACATTTTGTCTTGAAGGAAGAAGACCTGAACGAGAACTACTTGGAGGATCAGCAAGCCGATCACCAGCCCAATTGTCAGactgagagacacaaaagaaatggaaaaactcAGCAAGcgtatccatccattcatatACCCATAAAAAGTCACAAAAAGAGCAGCCTTACAGTATGATTCCCAGGTTTAAGAGCATGCTCTGTACTCTTCCATGCTGGATGGGAAGAACCAACACATAGACCAACAGCAGAGCAAACATAAAGTGGACAAAATGGACAATCAGGTACCCTGAACAaaataacagagaaaacacatcCATCAACACAAATAAATACTGATCTGCAACAGAACGAGACTCGAGAACGAGATTTGTTTTTAAGACCTAGATTTTAGGCTGTAGCTGTCAGATCTGTTTGTTGATTAATATCATGACAaagcattgtaaaaaaaatacatgagcAGTGTCTTTTTTGTCGAATTTATGTTTTTAGATTATGACAGGCTTACCCCATAGTGTAAAAGCTATTTGCCATCCAGAGTATCTTGCAATGGAAGCCTGTGAAATTCAACAAGAAAACTAGTTTGTGCATTTCAAATAGGTGGTAATAATCAAAGCTGTAAACATATGTAAACACAGAACTGTTTGGACATGTACAGTACCCTTAAACCCTAAATTAAAAACTCAGATGCTTACTCGTGCTCAAACATCCTGTTTGTGTTTTGACTAGGGTAGTTTTTTTATGGTGGGGGGAAACATCCATATATCTTTTCATCAGTACATCATACATTGTGACTTAAGTGCCACAACTTCAAATTATCATAGTCTTTTGTACCCATTTGGCCTGGAATTCATCTGCTCATGGACAAAGGGGCAGTACGGGGTGGCATTGGCTTCCTAGCATATGACTGGTCCCACCAATAAACCCCTTAAAAattatgttttcttttccatttaaATCAATTGCTCCATCAAAAATATTTTCAAGGATTATGTGCTTTGCCACTTTTCATATAATGCCACCTGCATTTTAAGCTGAACTACTCAAGAATTGTCACAATGGCTACTTTTGTACATGAAAGACATTATTCCAACTTTTGATCtcaaactatccatccatccaatccatTTTCTGTACACACTAAATCCATCGGTcaggttgcgggggggctggagttgCCATCGGGCAACCCTGGACAGGtccccagtccatcacagggcaacacacagacaaacacactccAAAGGACAatttttttagagacaccaattaacctaacatgcatgtttttggacagtgggaggaagccagagtaccaggagagaacccacgcatacacagggagaacattcaaactccacatagaaaggccccagccgggagttgaacctgtaaccctctcgctgtgaggtgacagtgctaaccatcaCACCACCCGATCTCAAACTCCATAACACAATATTACAGTTCTGGGGTTTGTATGAGTTCCACACAGAATATTCCAGTCACATTCCCATCTACGTTTTACAGAGCATAGTCCTCATGCCATTAATGTCTCAGGGCCATATATGCCCCTCTATGCAACTGCAATGTTTGCACCCAATCCGAAGCTGTACCCCTAAAAACAGAATTGGCCTGTGCAGGTTTGTCCCTTGTTTTTACCACAGCCTCCCTGTTCTTCCTGTTCTGTCCCTTCTCAAAAATAATCCCAAAGTCACTTGTAATAAGGACTGCTGAGAACTCTGTGTAAAAGTGCAATTAATGTGTACATGTCTGCATACTGCGACTAAGATTGGAATACTTCACACAGCTTAATTTGATTATTGCTTACTCTAATCATGACTTTATTTACGTTAAGGTAATCAAACAATGGTAGAGTTCTAAAATATATGCTAAAATATCATGAAATTGCCCCCACACTTGCTACTGCGACTGTATGTGTTTTACTTACTACACTAATTGCTGATTTAGGGTTGTGAAACTTCTCAGGAAGAAATCCCTTTTGTCCCTTCCATAGCCTCTTCAAGTGTTTCCTTAGGAAAAAGTTAATGATGTAAATGATCACAGTGAATGCAAATATGTAAATGCAAGCATTCTCACATACTTATAAACAAAATCAGGGAATTTGTATCTATGTTAATCAGCGTTGgaatttccccttggggattaataaagtataattgattgattgattgatttgatATCATTTATTTCCCACCTGTAACAGGCCAAGATATGGAAGGTGTAAGCAACAGAGTTTAGACTGGCAAAGATGGTGGTGGAAAGCCAAGACtctttgacaaacaaaaaaaacccaaacaaataAACATAGAGGCATTACTATTAATCAAGAAGGCAGAGAGAGCAAATCTGGTGAAAAATCTTCAAAATTAGTCTGAGTTGTTTAAAGTCCATCTTCAACAGCTTTTATGAATAATCCCACATGTCATAAATACCCCCTCCCAACTGTCTGGTGGAACAACTTACTCCTGGCCACATAAATGAATTCCTCCAGCTGTGGTATCATGTATCCCAGAGCTTCAGTCTCATTACAAGAGGTAACCAGATGTTTCAGTGTATCCTTCCAGTGTTCTATCTGGTTAAAGACATCATCACTGACAATATAGTCTGCCAGTGTCATCTAGAgagatgcagaaacacacataaGCACAGATGTCAGTGTATGAATGATCTGTataacacaaaacaaactaatgGATTGAGTGTATGATATTgctacataaaatcaagattttcCTCACCATATACAGGCCTATTAGGGATATAATAAGAGTGCCAATGATCCTGTTGGGAAACTTAAAGTAGGGATCCCACTCATACACTtgtctctggaaccagctgagGGGTTCACTACAACACAGAAAGTAAAAACACCCCATTTGTGTGTGTAAGCTTGTGCAGCTGCTTTCCATTCCAAAGTGTTCATATGGATTATTTCTACCCTCTAACAATATCTGCTCAAGGAGTGTAAGCTCATTTAACTTTGTTTAAGAAATTCTTCCATTCAGAACATCCTGCAATGTCACCAAGGCCGACAGCCCGCTCTCCATGCATTATGCTGGACACCCAATCACCTGAAATATCTATTAGTGTTGTTTGAGTCATTTTACCAGCAAAAAACTAACATTAACATTAGTTCCATATCTGCCAAGCAAACTTAAGCCCTAACCCCAGCGTATCCACGGCTGAGCGTTATCTGCTTTTTTACACTATACTACCTCAACTACTGCTTACCACTGCATCTTATCTTAATTTACTGCTATAGTTAatcttttctttatatttatatatttactttatatactgtatatctcaCTATTGTCATACTAGATATACAGATACAATGACAACAACAATTAATCTATTTGAAACGCTGAAAAAACTATGACTGTAAGACCTTCCTTCTTTTGATTTTAGTGCAACTAGTCTAACAGTGGCATTGTCCTtataatgtttttttctctttaaacttTTGCTCATATGATGTCAAACTAGTTGGAATAATGACTCCCCCACCTGCACTGGAACTCACCAAGCTGGACTTCAAGTCATTCTGCACTTGACTTCAGTACTACGACATTCCTATTCAGTAGAGGTAACAAACACacgttcttttttttatagattttttAATGGATTATCTCTATAAGATTATTCATTACTCATTGAAATTAAGTGGTCTCTACaggaaaaaattaattaaattgtgAGCTTTTATTTTAAGAGTGGGGCTGTAAGGTGGTCTGGTTGTttgcactgtcacctcacaacaaGAGGGTCCCTGGTTAGAATCCAAGCTTggtcctttctgtgtggagtttgcatgttctccccatgttttCATGGCTTTTATTCCAGGTATGGCTTTGTCTCACCATCCAAAAATGCATGTTGAATGCATGTTACTtaaattggtgtctctaaattggccctgggagtgagtgtgagtgtgtatgtgtttgtttttctctatgtggccctgtgatggagggGTGACCTATCCAGGGTGTGCCCTGCCTtttacccaatgacagctgggataggctccagcctacGAGTGGTTGACAGCAATATGAATCGTAGCTGCAGTGGTGTAAGTGTAGGTGACTTTCTGCATCTACCTGGGCTCAGCTGCTCTTCTCAGCAAACGCTTAACATGCAGTGCCTGGTGTTGCTCAGCTTTCTCATCATGGTCCTGGTAGGAGATTTACCATATGCATACTCATAAACACCTCTATACATTACCATTTTAGATTCTAAGATTTCTTTTGTTAGGACAGTAGCCTACTTTATGTAAGTTCTCGTACGGATGTTtcacagaaaaagacaaaaaaaaattaaataaagaatTAAGCCACACGTACATGTGATGTAAACTCTGATGTGGGGCTTACAAGGTTTTTCCTACCGCTGCAAATATGGGGAAAGAATCGTGCAATTTATGCAACAGTCATACTGACCTCTAGTTCCAGTTGCAGACGTATTCGAACATCTTTAACCAGCATGTAAATAAATCGTCCCAAGAGGAAGATGAGTGAGAGGATGGAGGGCCACTGGGAAATTATCTTCTGGTGTTTACCCAGAGGCTTTAAAATCATAAACGTATCATGAATACAAATACAggcaacaaaatcaaatgtttTGCAGGGTCTAACATATATTGGTGTTGGAAACCCACTGGTTGTATATCTGCTTGGTTGTACATTGCAATTGACATCACACTGGGTTTGGTACCCAACTACCTTACCTTACCCCCGGGGCAGGTGATTGTATCCCAGAGAGTAATAATAATCCTACAAACAAAACAGTTAGCATTCTTAAAAATATGGCATGTTTTTACTATGCTATAATTGTGAAAGCCCCACGGTTGTGAGCATGTAATGTGTGAATGTTTACCAGGAAAGAGAGTAGAGTATTCCTAACACTGCCCCGGCCATTCTGAATGGTGTGGACAGACAGGCAAAAAATGGGAAATACACCAGGCCCACCTCTAAAGCTCCAACCAGGTACAATATAGCTGAGGTACAGAGTCACATAACATTCAGTTATAACATAATCACACATGCATGTGTACTGTACCAATCTCAGAGAATAGGTTTTTACCTCTGGCCCAGGATGGGACAGTGAAGGGAACATAACGTTCAGAGAAGAGCAGTAAAACGCTGTTTGCCACGGCACCAAAGGCAAATCCATAAGTCCAACGGTTACTGAGGTTGCCTATAGTATCCAAAGGCCTGGGGCACAATGATGTTGTATTACAGAGAAACAGAGATAAAGTGATTCTTGAGGAATCTTgaagaaatatttaaaaaaagaatggtTGCATGTTACAACTATTGTAAAATGTCTCATGTCAGACTTCAGGCTATAaaactgtctttttttctttctttttttttacattatcaTTACTGTTGTTGACTTACACCACAATTCCAAAACGTCCATCTAAAAAAGGCAGTCTGTGGTCGATAGGCAGTCTCTGGGCTCGCCTCTGGAGGAATGACAGGACCCCTACAATTAGCACCTGGTAGAAAGAATATCAGTACAGAATATCCAAAAAACTCATTCAGTAATGATTTGAGAGCATCATGAGTGGCAGTCGGCTAACATTACATTGCATCTCTAACTTCaaggattattttgtaaaagtaatgTCTTATATTTGAATCCCAACATTGTCCTACTCATCTGCTCATTAACTGTCACTTTAATGAAGAAGCATTTGGCCAGAATTGATGGCATACTCTATGCTGCTATTGTCTGGAACATCAGGGAACCAGCCATTCGTTCTGACTGGTGTAATCTAAGTTCTCATCAACCACTTATAACCAGATTCTTGTATCAATTTTTCATTTATGGACTTTGAGACGTTATTTCCCAATCAGCCTCATATTTGTTTTGATTGATATCCAATTTCTATTTCTCCATTCTGTCAAGGGCCGATTCATTATCATATGTCATCAGGGCTttataaaacaaagaaatctgcctcttcctgtttaggtttaggtaaGATTTTCTATCTGTGATAATGGGGGTTCCAATATGATGAAAACAATCATTGACATAAAGACCTTCGATTGTCTTTAAACCGTTGACTACCCGGATTTTAAAAGCATCATCTACTCTTCCTGCACTGAAAAATCTATTACCCCATAGGGGAGATAAGCGAGATGGAAGGGGTGTCCCCAACATGTTGGTGTACTCACACCTGACTGTAATCTTAGATATTCTTCCTGTTATTTTTGCATTATTTAGAATTTCCAGATAACataggaaagaaaagaacaatgGGTAAATTTGAGTTACAGGGTAAGTTTGATCCCACACTCCTTCTTTTTGGAAAAGACACCAGTTGTGTGAAATGTGTTTGTCATGCATGAAGCAAACGTAATTTTGtgtgatttagaaaaaaattgtTGTAACTTGACCAACAGCGGTATTTTCCACTGCCATGCACCAAAGTTTTATTTCTGAAAAAACTGCGTAGAAGTAAAAATATTTACTGTGAAACATGGCTCAGCCTGCGTCATTGTGTTACGCactgaaaaaacacacaaaaaaagatcaACTTACTGCTGGTATGAGTGAGAGATGCAGGAAAAGTTCCACAGAGATTTTATTCTGACAATCCTCAATTGTAGAGGTTGTGGAGTTTCTGAAAAAGTACAAGGGTAAATCACAATGTAACATAACTTATGTGAAGTAAAAAGGCACACAACAGAACAGGGGTCACAAAATGAGCACAACTGAAAGCGATAGACATGAAAAGGACTGATACCAGGCTAACTCAGACAGCAACTTAAGTGAAACAAACTTTAAACAAAC is a genomic window of Odontesthes bonariensis isolate fOdoBon6 chromosome 4, fOdoBon6.hap1, whole genome shotgun sequence containing:
- the stra6l gene encoding STRA6-like; its protein translation is MMIRNAEEHVNSTTSTIEDCQNKISVELFLHLSLIPAVLIVGVLSFLQRRAQRLPIDHRLPFLDGRFGIVVPLDTIGNLSNRWTYGFAFGAVANSVLLLFSERYVPFTVPSWARAILYLVGALEVGLVYFPFFACLSTPFRMAGAVLGILYSLSWIIITLWDTITCPGGKPLGKHQKIISQWPSILSLIFLLGRFIYMLVKDVRIRLQLELEDHDEKAEQHQALHVKRLLRRAAEPSEPLSWFQRQVYEWDPYFKFPNRIIGTLIISLIGLYMMTLADYIVSDDVFNQIEHWKDTLKHLVTSCNETEALGYMIPQLEEFIYVARKSWLSTTIFASLNSVAYTFHILACYRKHLKRLWKGQKGFLPEKFHNPKSAISVASIARYSGWQIAFTLWGYLIVHFVHFMFALLLVYVLVLPIQHGRVQSMLLNLGIILLTIGLVIGLLILQVVLVQVFFLQDKMSPTDKQKPLALNNRKAFHCFNYFFFFYNVVMGISTCIMRLLNSILVGTWLVSRIDRTIMQRGYETMDAGYRTWIGMIFADHYHNNPVMVCFCRLLVSKILERHNASTYSSFDNSPSGDPVNNRARRRWTLLYTLLKNPHLILLRKQHLSSSSSVQPDTAVRTWVMASQTQSRQSVAPPEIIITPEEDC